The following proteins are co-located in the Nonlabens ponticola genome:
- a CDS encoding OLD family protein, whose protein sequence is MGKEVETENRDNDWRKIVEGGYMGIIKGSLNRIAVFGHDTILNNVIRLLVNVNKGGEEENQNADEVLVALDKFFIFKNIWKPTLEILYEKYLPGIDYEFNWIIEATPYTLTICKLTKEHFEDVELKYHMDLAKLDDNDIEHNFSKVVEDLGLKNMNLDGHLEKRLSQSTLPSTNKEKLELLFRLMNFPPLQELTLFYRRYVEKINKEHKELGVGFTTIAEVEMPKIGMSEALHYSYFQIDHEVFKKYGLKGFSANPELKQFAEEFKNIRVKAHSRKDELEDDMICPCCGEKQTIILPEELLQYKLLLENTAIAEKIGLVYFKEFFEDFKKSMADRFGNFLPNLNIVNNPKVIILVEGESEEVAIPILAFRKRFVLSHNEIQVYNSKSKQKLKEDFFNFRSKYPKRKMVCFLDSDATKERDDINRVIQNEQNKYRMIFIENGTFEDLFDIKYSVEILNYLYPEEPKILITDFDRNNDFLSNISRILYQKKKATYNKVLFARTIAQRINIDSVPEPINQILDIVKDFSEPSKFIRK, encoded by the coding sequence CGTTAATGTTAATAAAGGTGGTGAAGAGGAAAATCAAAATGCAGATGAAGTTTTAGTGGCTTTAGACAAGTTTTTCATATTTAAGAATATTTGGAAACCAACTCTTGAGATTCTTTATGAAAAGTACTTGCCAGGAATTGATTATGAATTCAATTGGATTATAGAAGCAACACCATATACTCTAACAATCTGTAAACTTACAAAAGAGCATTTTGAGGACGTTGAATTAAAGTACCATATGGATCTTGCTAAACTTGATGATAATGACATAGAACATAATTTTTCTAAGGTTGTTGAAGATTTAGGCTTAAAAAATATGAATCTCGATGGCCACTTAGAAAAAAGATTGAGTCAATCTACGCTACCGTCAACTAACAAAGAAAAATTAGAGCTACTTTTTAGATTAATGAATTTTCCACCATTACAGGAATTAACTCTTTTTTATAGACGTTATGTTGAAAAAATAAATAAAGAGCATAAAGAATTAGGTGTAGGGTTCACAACCATTGCAGAAGTGGAAATGCCCAAAATAGGTATGAGTGAAGCTCTTCACTACTCGTATTTCCAAATAGATCACGAAGTATTTAAAAAATACGGTTTGAAAGGGTTTTCTGCGAATCCTGAACTTAAACAATTTGCAGAAGAGTTTAAAAATATCAGAGTAAAAGCGCATTCCAGAAAAGATGAGCTTGAAGATGATATGATTTGTCCTTGTTGTGGTGAAAAACAAACTATTATTTTGCCAGAAGAATTACTTCAATATAAGCTGTTACTAGAAAATACAGCCATAGCTGAAAAAATAGGTTTAGTTTACTTTAAAGAGTTTTTTGAAGATTTTAAAAAATCAATGGCAGATAGATTTGGAAACTTTTTACCAAACCTCAATATTGTTAATAATCCAAAAGTTATCATTTTAGTTGAAGGGGAAAGCGAAGAGGTTGCTATTCCAATATTAGCTTTCAGAAAACGGTTCGTATTATCACATAATGAGATACAAGTCTATAATTCAAAGTCAAAGCAAAAATTGAAAGAAGACTTTTTTAATTTCCGAAGCAAATACCCTAAACGAAAAATGGTGTGCTTTTTAGATTCCGATGCAACTAAAGAAAGAGATGATATTAATCGCGTCATACAGAATGAACAGAATAAATATAGAATGATCTTTATAGAAAATGGAACATTTGAAGACTTATTTGATATTAAGTATTCTGTGGAAATTTTAAACTATTTATATCCAGAGGAACCTAAGATTTTGATTACAGATTTTGACCGTAATAACGACTTCCTGTCAAATATCAGTAGAATTTTATATCAAAAGAAAAAAGCGACTTATAATAAAGTACTCTTTGCACGAACCATTGCCCAACGTATAAATATCGATAGTGTCCCAGAACCTATAAATCAGATTCTAGATATAGTAAAAGATTTTTCAGAGCCATCTAAATTTATTCGTAAATAA
- a CDS encoding heavy metal translocating P-type ATPase: MKKKKINLRDIDPKEHKGAHSHDDGHNHSSPDEVSNLKTYLPAIFSFVMLIIGIAVDYFDTFPFFKGWVRIVWYTVAYIPVGFPVIKEGWNSIKNGDFFTEFFLMSIATLGAFAIGEYPEGVAVMLFYAVGELFQQAAVNRAKGNIKALLDVRPNEALVYRNGDFISVNPETVEIGEKIQVRVGEKVPLDGILLSDKGSFNTAALTGESKPDTVQKGASVFAGSINLDGVIEVETTKEFKDSSIARILDMVQNATARKSKTELFIRKFARVYTPIVVFLAIGLTFLPYFVVDDYVFRDWLYRALIFLVISCPCALVISIPLGYFGGLGAASRNGILFKGASFLDAMTKVNTVVMDKTGTVTKGVFKIKEVVNDSAFAKADFMKYLMAMEEQSTHPIAKAIMEYKAEGADYDATDVTEIAGKGLKGTVNGKTVLVGNKALMTSNSIDVPSETDTIVESIVMVGIDGKFAGYVTIADELKEDAHQAIKQIREAGISKIIMLSGDKDSITQQVAKELGIDWAKGGLLPEDKLNEVEKLKAQPDTTVAFIGDGINDAPVLATSDVGMAMGGLGSDVAIETADVIIQNDQPSKIARSIKIGRSTRSIVWQNIVLAFGVKIIVLILGAGGLATMWEAVFADVGVALLAILNAVRLQKMKW; the protein is encoded by the coding sequence ATGAAAAAGAAAAAAATAAATTTACGCGACATAGACCCAAAAGAACATAAAGGCGCGCACAGTCACGATGACGGTCACAATCACAGCAGTCCAGACGAAGTGTCTAATTTGAAAACATATTTACCTGCAATTTTCAGTTTTGTTATGCTTATAATAGGTATTGCAGTTGATTATTTTGACACTTTTCCCTTCTTTAAAGGATGGGTAAGAATCGTATGGTACACCGTAGCTTATATCCCTGTTGGCTTCCCTGTAATAAAAGAAGGTTGGAACAGTATTAAGAATGGAGATTTCTTTACGGAGTTCTTTTTAATGTCCATTGCAACTTTGGGCGCATTTGCCATAGGAGAATACCCAGAAGGTGTAGCTGTAATGTTGTTTTATGCCGTGGGCGAATTATTTCAACAAGCAGCGGTTAACCGAGCAAAAGGAAATATCAAGGCTTTATTAGATGTGCGACCTAATGAGGCGTTAGTATATCGAAATGGCGACTTCATTTCGGTTAATCCTGAGACGGTTGAGATAGGCGAAAAAATTCAAGTACGCGTAGGAGAAAAAGTGCCTCTTGATGGAATATTACTTTCAGATAAAGGTTCTTTCAATACCGCTGCTCTTACCGGAGAAAGTAAACCGGATACCGTCCAGAAAGGAGCATCTGTATTTGCAGGAAGTATCAATCTTGATGGAGTTATTGAGGTAGAAACTACTAAGGAGTTCAAGGACAGCTCTATCGCACGTATTCTAGATATGGTGCAGAATGCCACCGCTCGTAAATCTAAAACCGAGTTGTTTATTAGAAAATTTGCTCGTGTTTACACGCCTATTGTAGTTTTCTTAGCCATAGGTCTGACCTTTTTACCGTATTTCGTTGTAGATGATTATGTGTTCAGAGACTGGCTATATCGAGCTTTAATCTTTCTAGTTATCTCTTGTCCTTGTGCTTTGGTAATATCCATTCCGCTAGGATATTTTGGTGGATTGGGTGCTGCATCTCGCAACGGAATCCTGTTTAAAGGCGCATCATTTTTGGATGCAATGACTAAAGTAAATACCGTGGTAATGGATAAAACTGGTACGGTTACTAAAGGAGTATTTAAAATTAAGGAAGTTGTAAATGATTCCGCTTTCGCGAAAGCGGACTTTATGAAATACCTAATGGCAATGGAAGAGCAATCTACACATCCCATCGCCAAAGCCATAATGGAATACAAAGCCGAAGGTGCCGACTATGATGCAACCGACGTGACTGAAATCGCAGGAAAAGGACTGAAAGGAACCGTAAACGGAAAAACCGTGCTGGTAGGAAACAAAGCATTAATGACTTCAAACAGCATTGATGTCCCTTCCGAAACTGATACTATTGTTGAATCCATAGTGATGGTAGGAATAGACGGCAAATTTGCAGGTTACGTAACCATTGCAGATGAGCTCAAGGAAGATGCCCATCAGGCGATTAAGCAAATTCGCGAGGCTGGTATTTCTAAAATCATAATGTTGTCGGGCGATAAAGATTCCATTACCCAACAAGTAGCCAAAGAATTAGGTATTGATTGGGCAAAAGGTGGTTTGTTGCCAGAAGATAAACTTAACGAAGTAGAAAAACTCAAAGCACAACCAGATACAACAGTCGCTTTTATAGGCGATGGTATCAACGATGCACCAGTTTTGGCAACAAGTGATGTAGGAATGGCAATGGGTGGTTTAGGAAGTGACGTCGCTATTGAGACCGCAGATGTTATCATTCAAAATGACCAACCATCAAAAATTGCGCGCTCCATAAAAATAGGACGTTCTACCAGAAGTATTGTTTGGCAAAATATTGTTCTAGCCTTTGGCGTAAAAATTATAGTTCTCATTTTAGGAGCCGGTGGACTTGCTACAATGTGGGAAGCCGTTTTTGCAGACGTAGGTGTTGCCTTGCTTGCTATTTTAAATGCAGTTAGGTTGCAGAAAATGAAGTGGTAA
- a CDS encoding SpoIIAA family protein, producing MIQSIDTNKENLIAARLSGKLNEENLKTIHKQIHRIIDKGRKVDFYFEMEDFEGYTIKGFWEDIKTDVAHIKDYGKLAFVGNKKWQEWAAKATDFFTSSEVKYFDLKDKEQAKIWISK from the coding sequence ATGATACAGTCTATAGATACGAATAAAGAGAACTTGATTGCAGCAAGGCTCTCAGGCAAATTGAACGAAGAAAATTTAAAGACCATTCACAAACAAATACATCGAATCATCGACAAAGGTCGCAAAGTGGACTTTTATTTTGAAATGGAAGATTTTGAAGGTTATACTATTAAAGGATTTTGGGAAGACATCAAGACTGATGTAGCCCATATCAAGGATTACGGCAAATTAGCATTCGTTGGAAATAAAAAATGGCAAGAATGGGCAGCAAAAGCAACCGATTTCTTCACAAGCTCGGAAGTAAAATACTTCGATTTAAAAGATAAAGAACAAGCAAAAATTTGGATATCAAAATAG
- a CDS encoding efflux RND transporter periplasmic adaptor subunit codes for MKTIKYIPVKTMLLALLLTSCGDSKTEDGHDEATHSETEKNHSEGETDEENHTEGEAKEVMLTQEQFVALQMEIDTLAQRNMSGYVEANGTLEVPPQNEANITTLAGANVASIEVIEGDEVKKNQAVAYLSHPSIIQIQSDYLNAYSNSLFLKQEYERQKRLYEAGVASGMNYQKATADYQASTAMVKGLEAQLRQYNINASGVRNGTIYQRVALRSPIAGVVEKVFIKTGQYVEPQTNLMEIVDTDHVHADLMVFEKDVDKVKKGQKVRFSIQSRPGKELEAEIYSVSQTFEQDPKAVHVHAEIENKEGGLIPGMYIKGKIEVDNQQTIALPESAVVTEAGKTYVFTAQREGDAWSFTPIEVMTGEKDGDWIAIRFFETPSPKTRFAFNNSYYLMAEMNKGDTEHSH; via the coding sequence ATGAAAACGATAAAATATATACCTGTTAAAACGATGCTACTAGCATTATTATTGACCAGTTGTGGCGACTCAAAAACTGAAGATGGCCACGATGAAGCCACCCATTCTGAAACAGAAAAAAACCATTCTGAAGGTGAAACTGATGAAGAAAACCATACCGAAGGCGAGGCTAAAGAAGTAATGCTTACGCAAGAACAGTTTGTAGCCTTACAAATGGAAATTGACACTCTTGCGCAGCGCAATATGAGCGGTTACGTAGAAGCAAACGGAACGCTTGAAGTGCCACCACAAAACGAAGCTAATATTACCACGCTTGCGGGAGCAAATGTGGCTTCCATAGAAGTAATTGAAGGCGACGAGGTTAAAAAAAATCAAGCGGTAGCATACCTCTCACATCCCAGTATTATACAGATACAGAGTGATTACCTAAATGCATACAGCAACAGTCTTTTTTTAAAACAAGAATACGAACGTCAAAAAAGACTTTATGAAGCTGGCGTGGCATCTGGTATGAATTATCAAAAGGCCACCGCAGACTATCAGGCATCTACGGCAATGGTAAAAGGCCTTGAAGCGCAATTGCGACAGTACAACATCAATGCAAGTGGCGTGCGCAATGGTACGATTTACCAGCGTGTGGCATTACGCAGTCCCATTGCAGGTGTTGTAGAAAAGGTATTTATAAAAACTGGGCAGTATGTAGAGCCACAGACCAATCTGATGGAAATAGTAGACACAGACCACGTACACGCAGATTTAATGGTTTTTGAAAAAGATGTAGATAAAGTAAAGAAAGGACAAAAAGTGCGCTTTAGTATTCAATCGCGTCCAGGAAAAGAACTGGAAGCCGAAATTTATTCAGTCAGCCAGACCTTCGAACAAGATCCCAAAGCAGTGCACGTTCACGCTGAAATTGAGAACAAAGAAGGCGGTCTTATACCTGGAATGTATATAAAAGGTAAAATTGAAGTTGACAACCAGCAGACTATAGCACTACCAGAAAGTGCCGTAGTTACAGAAGCTGGAAAGACGTATGTATTTACAGCGCAAAGGGAAGGCGATGCGTGGAGTTTTACACCCATAGAAGTTATGACTGGCGAAAAAGATGGTGACTGGATAGCGATACGTTTTTTTGAAACCCCAAGTCCAAAAACACGTTTTGCATTTAATAATTCCTATTACCTTATGGCAGAAATGAACAAAGGCGATACAGAACACTCACATTAG
- a CDS encoding Fur family transcriptional regulator: MTEIEKTLENHQVRPTAMRILIYKYLAEKEVAVALTDIESAFAKAERTTLYRTIKTFEEKGIVHYIEDGTGITKYALCEPGCNCELEQDLHLHFHCHNCDETVCLTEHKIPHINLPDGYVAEDANLVLKGICEKCSGR; encoded by the coding sequence ATGACCGAAATAGAAAAAACATTAGAGAATCATCAAGTGCGTCCTACAGCGATGCGCATTTTGATTTATAAATATTTGGCTGAAAAGGAAGTTGCGGTAGCACTAACGGATATTGAGTCCGCTTTCGCGAAAGCGGAACGCACAACGCTTTACAGAACCATAAAAACTTTTGAAGAAAAAGGAATCGTACATTACATAGAAGACGGCACAGGCATTACCAAGTATGCTTTATGTGAACCTGGATGTAATTGCGAATTAGAACAAGATTTACACTTGCATTTTCATTGCCATAATTGCGATGAGACCGTATGTCTGACAGAGCATAAAATACCACATATCAATTTGCCTGATGGGTACGTGGCCGAAGATGCCAACTTGGTACTTAAAGGAATATGCGAAAAATGTAGTGGACGATAA
- a CDS encoding CusA/CzcA family heavy metal efflux RND transporter — MINKIIDFSINNKFIIGFFTLTLIGVGIWSMATVNLGSVPDITNNQVQVLTQSPNLGTEDIEQFVTYPVELSMGNLPGVTEIRSISRFGLSVVTIVFEDDMETYLPRQLVGEKLNELGESIPEKFGSPSMGPISTGLGQIYEYTIKPEEGFETKYSPMELRTVQDWVIKRQLTLLEGVVEVNSYGGSIKQYEVALDPEKLNSMGISISQVYESLAMNNVNTGGAYIEKNKMSNFIRGEGLIRSLEDIKNISITNEGNIPITIGDVATRVHFGNQVRYGAFTQDGKEAVGGIIMMLKGSNPNAVIQNVKNRMAEIEKSLPEGLSIVPIIDRSELIARTTDTVKTNLLEGALIVIFALVLLLGSLRGGIITATTIPLSLLFAFILMKQFNVWANLMSLGAIDFGIIIDGAVIIIEGTVYEIQKRIRSGKLKFNQDLMDKVAYEAGSTMMGSAFFGQIIILIVFTPILFLTGVEGKMFKPMAYTFGFAMIGAIILCLTYVPMMSALFMKPVQNTKNWFSRFECWLEKLSDKIIGAVHSAYMPLLEGALKLKLIVLSAAAVLLVIAGFIFSNMGGEFVPQLDEGDLAMQALIRPGSSLSESIEVSKKIENILLDNFPEIKTVTARIGVADIPTDPMPMDIADMYIILNKDMDDWTTASTKEGLIDAIRDKLNEELVGVNLVFTQPVELRFNELLEGVREDIAVKLYGEDLEVLSKKVQEMAAIIQTVPGAGDVSAERTAGLPQMTVKFRRDKMAQYGLDIQKVNDYISTAFAGGTAGVIFEGEKRFDLVVRFDESHRKSIDDLRNMYIDLKDGNQVPIIEIAEIEYVPGPMQISRDNTYRRTYVGVNARGRDVESVVKDIQKRLDEELDLPSGYYITYGGEFENLQSAKDRLIIVVPIALFLIFILLYFALKSFSQSLMIYIAIPLAAIGGVFALWLRDMPFSISAGVGFIVLFGVAVLNGLVLINRFNSLKEEGVVSIKDRIFKGTKERIRPIMLTATTDIFGFLPMAFSTSAGAEVQQPLATVVIGGMLTATLLTLVVLPVLYTFIEKRRERKDQKKIGSFNTQALTTILILGFMLGGTSWASAQRAVEEKAKQSQAPLQDSIVQDSIIPITLSRAVEIAKENYPVLKTSQLEIERQNALTGNAYDFGNTQVFTGGEEVANGQGIYTLIGIGQQNIDLLGIGAKERLQQQRIELAQTAFDLSKILVEREVKKAWSEGFQAKKKFLLYRELDSIYNQFAQSVELNYEVEAISRLEYDAARNQALRVNNKFQQAETDYLIALQKLNLWLTPDTMYTVTDELEADEISISETVEILNDHPELSLSRKRIDEAQASYDAARVNLLPKFNLQGGLQRVNGDSGFYTYQVGITVPLFSGPDRSRAKAAKLDTQIAETDAAYKQRELQSQYTQAMQNYVRWRDTWFFYKTEALPLAIDQRKGALLAYKEGALDYAAFTQIIRDAIQTEMDALDALDNYLKALFELQYFQN, encoded by the coding sequence ATGATTAATAAAATCATTGATTTTTCAATCAATAATAAATTTATTATTGGCTTTTTTACCTTAACTCTTATAGGAGTCGGTATCTGGTCGATGGCAACAGTAAATCTTGGATCCGTGCCAGATATTACCAATAACCAGGTACAGGTCCTCACACAATCGCCGAATCTGGGAACGGAAGATATCGAGCAGTTTGTAACCTATCCAGTAGAATTATCTATGGGTAATTTGCCAGGCGTTACCGAAATACGATCTATCTCACGTTTTGGACTCTCTGTAGTAACCATCGTTTTTGAAGACGATATGGAGACTTATCTTCCTCGACAGCTGGTAGGGGAAAAACTTAATGAATTGGGCGAATCCATTCCTGAAAAATTTGGGAGTCCGTCTATGGGTCCTATTTCCACAGGTTTAGGTCAAATTTATGAATACACCATAAAACCAGAAGAAGGTTTTGAAACCAAGTATTCGCCTATGGAACTGCGCACCGTGCAGGATTGGGTTATCAAAAGACAACTTACTTTGCTGGAAGGTGTGGTAGAAGTTAACTCTTATGGCGGTAGTATTAAACAATACGAGGTTGCTCTAGATCCAGAAAAGTTAAACAGTATGGGCATCAGCATTTCACAAGTTTATGAGTCTCTTGCTATGAACAATGTCAATACTGGTGGCGCCTATATAGAAAAAAATAAAATGTCAAATTTCATAAGAGGCGAAGGTCTAATTCGCTCTTTGGAGGACATTAAGAATATCTCGATTACTAATGAAGGTAATATTCCTATAACTATTGGAGATGTGGCAACGCGTGTCCATTTTGGGAATCAAGTGCGTTATGGCGCATTTACACAGGACGGTAAGGAAGCTGTTGGTGGTATTATAATGATGCTCAAGGGTTCTAATCCTAATGCAGTCATTCAAAATGTGAAGAATCGTATGGCAGAAATTGAAAAATCCCTGCCAGAAGGACTTAGCATTGTCCCAATAATTGATCGTAGCGAGCTAATTGCGCGAACTACAGATACGGTTAAAACCAATTTACTAGAAGGTGCCTTGATTGTGATTTTTGCCCTTGTTTTATTGCTGGGTAGTTTAAGAGGCGGAATCATAACAGCCACGACCATACCACTGTCTTTACTTTTTGCCTTTATCCTGATGAAGCAGTTTAATGTATGGGCAAACTTAATGAGTTTGGGAGCTATTGATTTTGGAATCATCATAGATGGTGCAGTGATTATTATAGAAGGAACGGTGTATGAGATCCAAAAACGAATTAGGTCTGGCAAGTTAAAATTCAATCAAGACCTAATGGATAAAGTAGCCTATGAAGCGGGAAGCACAATGATGGGTTCTGCTTTTTTTGGACAAATCATCATTCTCATCGTTTTTACACCCATACTTTTTCTTACAGGTGTAGAAGGTAAAATGTTCAAACCTATGGCATACACTTTTGGGTTTGCAATGATAGGTGCCATTATTCTTTGTCTTACTTATGTGCCTATGATGTCTGCGCTTTTTATGAAACCAGTACAAAACACCAAAAACTGGTTCAGTAGGTTTGAGTGCTGGCTCGAAAAATTAAGTGATAAAATAATAGGTGCTGTTCATAGTGCATATATGCCATTGTTAGAGGGAGCACTAAAGCTAAAACTAATCGTTCTATCAGCCGCGGCAGTTTTACTTGTCATCGCAGGTTTTATCTTTTCTAATATGGGTGGAGAATTTGTGCCGCAGCTCGATGAAGGAGATTTAGCAATGCAGGCCCTCATAAGACCAGGAAGTTCGCTGTCAGAATCCATTGAAGTTTCCAAAAAAATAGAAAACATTCTATTAGATAATTTCCCTGAAATTAAAACAGTCACAGCGCGTATAGGTGTAGCAGATATTCCTACAGATCCTATGCCTATGGACATTGCAGATATGTACATCATCCTTAATAAGGATATGGATGACTGGACAACCGCCTCTACTAAAGAAGGTTTGATAGATGCCATTAGAGATAAATTGAATGAAGAACTCGTGGGTGTGAATTTAGTATTTACTCAACCTGTAGAGCTGCGGTTTAACGAGCTTTTAGAAGGTGTGAGAGAAGACATTGCGGTAAAGCTTTATGGCGAAGATTTAGAGGTATTGTCAAAAAAGGTTCAGGAAATGGCAGCTATTATACAGACTGTTCCTGGTGCTGGCGATGTGAGTGCAGAACGTACAGCTGGATTACCACAGATGACCGTAAAATTTAGGCGAGATAAAATGGCGCAATATGGACTGGATATTCAAAAAGTCAATGATTACATAAGTACTGCATTTGCAGGTGGTACGGCTGGTGTCATTTTTGAGGGCGAGAAACGATTTGACCTCGTGGTACGATTTGATGAAAGCCATAGAAAAAGTATTGATGACCTGCGCAATATGTATATCGATCTTAAGGATGGAAATCAGGTGCCCATTATCGAAATAGCCGAGATTGAATACGTGCCTGGACCTATGCAAATCTCACGTGATAATACGTATAGAAGAACCTATGTAGGTGTAAATGCTCGAGGAAGGGATGTGGAATCTGTAGTAAAAGACATTCAGAAAAGATTAGATGAAGAACTGGATCTGCCATCGGGCTATTATATTACCTATGGTGGCGAATTTGAGAATCTGCAAAGTGCAAAGGATCGTTTGATAATCGTTGTGCCTATCGCTCTGTTTTTAATATTCATACTGCTGTACTTTGCTCTAAAATCCTTTTCACAATCTTTAATGATTTACATCGCGATACCCTTGGCGGCCATCGGTGGTGTGTTTGCCTTATGGTTGAGAGATATGCCTTTTAGTATTTCGGCGGGTGTAGGATTTATTGTGCTATTCGGTGTCGCAGTTCTCAACGGGCTGGTACTTATTAACCGATTCAATTCTTTAAAAGAAGAAGGTGTCGTAAGTATAAAGGATAGAATATTTAAAGGGACTAAAGAACGTATTCGTCCCATTATGCTCACGGCTACTACAGATATCTTTGGCTTTTTACCTATGGCGTTTTCCACATCTGCTGGTGCAGAGGTGCAGCAACCACTAGCTACAGTGGTTATCGGTGGTATGCTTACAGCGACGCTACTCACGTTGGTCGTTCTTCCCGTGCTCTATACGTTTATAGAAAAGAGACGCGAGCGCAAAGACCAGAAAAAGATTGGTTCGTTTAATACGCAAGCGTTGACTACAATTTTGATACTTGGTTTTATGTTAGGTGGTACCTCTTGGGCATCTGCCCAGAGAGCAGTCGAAGAAAAAGCGAAACAATCACAAGCACCTTTGCAGGATAGTATTGTTCAGGACAGTATCATACCCATCACACTATCACGAGCGGTTGAAATTGCCAAAGAGAATTACCCTGTACTTAAAACGAGCCAACTCGAAATTGAAAGACAGAATGCACTCACAGGCAATGCTTATGATTTCGGAAATACACAGGTATTTACTGGTGGTGAGGAAGTAGCCAATGGTCAGGGCATTTATACCTTGATAGGCATCGGACAGCAGAATATTGATCTACTGGGAATAGGTGCCAAGGAACGTTTACAACAACAACGGATCGAGTTGGCACAAACGGCATTTGACCTTTCTAAAATCCTGGTAGAACGGGAAGTTAAAAAAGCCTGGTCAGAAGGTTTTCAGGCAAAAAAGAAGTTCCTCTTGTACCGAGAATTGGACAGTATTTACAATCAGTTTGCACAATCTGTAGAACTCAATTATGAAGTGGAAGCCATTTCAAGGCTGGAATATGATGCTGCGCGCAATCAAGCTTTGCGGGTCAATAATAAATTTCAACAGGCAGAAACAGACTATTTGATCGCTCTTCAAAAACTCAACCTATGGTTGACACCAGATACGATGTACACCGTTACTGATGAATTGGAAGCTGATGAAATTTCGATTTCAGAGACAGTTGAAATATTGAATGATCATCCCGAATTATCGCTTTCGCGAAAGCGTATAGACGAAGCACAGGCAAGCTATGATGCAGCAAGGGTAAATCTATTGCCCAAGTTCAATCTGCAAGGTGGTCTGCAACGAGTAAATGGCGATAGCGGTTTCTACACCTATCAAGTGGGTATTACCGTTCCGCTGTTTTCTGGCCCAGACCGCAGCCGCGCAAAAGCTGCAAAACTGGATACACAGATTGCAGAAACCGATGCAGCCTATAAACAGCGTGAGTTACAATCTCAATATACACAAGCGATGCAAAATTATGTGCGATGGCGGGACACTTGGTTTTTCTATAAAACCGAAGCGCTGCCGCTTGCCATAGACCAGCGAAAGGGTGCGTTGCTGGCATATAAAGAAGGAGCGCTGGACTATGCGGCATTCACACAAATCATCAGGGATGCCATCCAGACTGAAATGGATGCGCTAGATGCACTCGATAATTATTTAAAAGCCTTGTTTGAACTACAATATTTCCAAAACTAA
- a CDS encoding DUF6660 family protein: MKIITVIFSFYLLALNFAPCSDANVDSFEDSTQIEFSQSDTGDYYHNLLDMCSPFCHCHCCHVHTLDFGLNVLDLYHPADYKLSTVYFDSIGKDISLSLLQPPRA, encoded by the coding sequence GTGAAAATTATTACGGTCATATTCTCATTCTATCTGCTCGCGCTTAATTTTGCGCCTTGCAGTGATGCAAATGTTGACTCTTTTGAGGATAGCACGCAAATAGAATTTTCACAAAGCGACACTGGTGATTACTACCACAATCTACTTGATATGTGTTCTCCTTTTTGTCATTGTCATTGCTGTCACGTTCACACGTTAGATTTTGGATTAAATGTATTAGACCTTTACCATCCAGCAGACTATAAACTTTCTACGGTTTATTTTGACAGTATAGGCAAGGATATTTCCCTTTCCCTATTACAACCACCACGGGCATAA
- a CDS encoding cation diffusion facilitator family transporter, which produces MKKTRKRNLKEARTLQIWNVIYDIIEVVVSLIAGFTSNSSALIGWGLDSTIEVISAGTLGWRLHGEIKGIDEKRVETRKMITLYVIAISFALICAFISYDSISKLISQETASWSTIGVVILVISLIVNPILIYYKRKYGNRLDSPALKADAKDTFICLYQTVVVLLGLLLVNWLGWWWADPIAALLIVPYAAKEGWEALSKAKKIKSNLK; this is translated from the coding sequence ATGAAAAAAACGAGGAAGAGAAATTTAAAAGAAGCCAGAACCCTACAGATATGGAACGTCATCTATGACATCATTGAAGTGGTCGTATCGCTTATCGCAGGATTTACATCAAACAGCTCTGCCTTAATTGGCTGGGGACTTGACAGCACCATCGAGGTAATAAGTGCTGGAACATTGGGCTGGCGGTTGCACGGCGAAATCAAAGGAATAGATGAGAAACGTGTAGAAACGCGAAAAATGATAACGCTTTATGTCATTGCAATCTCTTTTGCGCTCATCTGTGCCTTTATATCCTATGATTCCATATCTAAATTAATAAGTCAAGAAACCGCATCTTGGTCAACTATTGGGGTTGTGATATTAGTAATATCCTTAATCGTAAATCCCATTTTGATTTATTACAAAAGGAAATATGGTAACAGATTGGACAGTCCAGCTCTAAAAGCTGATGCAAAGGATACATTTATTTGCCTTTATCAAACGGTAGTAGTTTTATTAGGATTACTACTTGTGAATTGGTTAGGCTGGTGGTGGGCAGACCCAATTGCTGCGCTGCTGATTGTTCCATACGCAGCAAAAGAAGGATGGGAAGCTTTATCGAAGGCAAAAAAAATCAAAAGCAATCTGAAATAA